The Kribbella sp. NBC_00662 nucleotide sequence GCGATCTCCTCGGAGTAGTTCCGCTGGCTGCCGAAGTCGCGGCCCAGGAACGGCTCGCTGCTGTCCTGGCCGAACTTGATCGCGCCCAGCCGCTCGGTCATGCCGTACTGCGTGACCATGGCCCGGGCCAGCGCCGACGCCTTCTCGATGTCGTTGCTCGCGCCGGTGGTGGGGTCGTGGAAGACCATCTCCTCCGCTGCTCGGCCACCGAGCATGTAGGCCAGCTTGTCGAGCATCTCCGACCGGGTGGTCGAGTACTTGTCCTCGTCCGGCATCACCATCGTGTAGCCCAGCGCGCGGCCGCGCGGCAGGATCGTCACCTTCTGGACCGGGTCGGAGTGCGGCAGGGCCGCGGCGACCAGCGCGTGTCCACCTTCGTGGTACGCGGTGAGCACCTTCTCCTTGTCCGACATCAGGCGGGTCCGGCGCTGCGGGCCGGCGATCACGCGGTCGATGGCCTCGTCCAGCGCGCGGTTGTCGATGACCTGCGCGTTCGACCGGGCGGTCAGCAGGGCCGCCTCGTTCAGCACGTTGGCCAGGTCGGCGCCGGTCATACCCGGAGTACGGCGGGCGACCGCGGTCAGGTCGACGTCCGGCGCCATCGGCTTGCCACGGGAGTGGACCTTGAGGATCTGCGTGCGGCCTGGCAGGTCCGGCGCGTCGACGGCGATCTGCCGGTCGAACCGGCCCGGGCGCAGCAGCGCCGGGTCGAGCACGTCGGGCCGGTTGGTGGCCGCGATCAGGATCACACCGCCGCGGACGTCGAAGCCGTCCATCTCGACCAGCAACTGGTTCAGCGTCTGCTCGCGCTCGTCGTGACCGCCGCCGAGGCCCGCACCACGGTGCCGGCCGACGGCGTCGATCTCGTCGATGAACACGATCGCCGGGGCGTTCGTCTTGGCCTGCTCGAACAGGTCGCGGACGCGGGAGGCGCCGACACCGACGAACATCTCGACGAAGTCCGAACCGGAGATCGAGTAGAACGGCACGCCCGCCTCGCCGGCGACCGCGCGGGCCAGCAGCGTCTTACCCGTACCGGGCTGGCCGTAGAGCAGCACGCCCTTCGGGATCTTCGCGCCGACCGCCTGGAACTTGCCGGGCTCCTGCAGGAACTCCTTGATCTCACCGAGCTCCTCGACCGCCTCGTCACAGCCCGCGACGTCGGCGAACGTGGTCTTCGGGGTGTCCTTGGTGATCAGCTTGGCCTTCGACTTGGCGAAGCTCATCACCCGCGAGCCGCCGCCCTGCATCGAGTTCATCAAGAAGATGAAGACCACCGCGATCAGCAGGAACGGGATCAGCGTGGAGAACACCTGGCCGATGAAGCTCGGCTTCGGGTTCTCGACGTCGTACCGCTCGATCTTGCCGTCCTGGAACAGGGACTGCAGGTCGGTGCCGAGAGTCTCGGCCTGGCCGTCGACCCAGTGCGCCCGGAGCTTGGTGCCGTCGGTCTTCTCGACCCGGATCTCCTGGTCCGGATCGATCAGCGTCACCGACTTGATCGTCTTGTCGCTCGACGACTTGGCCTGCTGGATCAGCTGCACGACCTGGCCGGTGGCCTCGGTCTTGTACCCGGTCGAGCCGGTCAGGAGCTGCCCGATCACCAGTACGCCCAGGAAGGCGACGACGATCCAGAACAGGGGTCCGCGGAAGATGCGCTTCACGTCCATGATCGAGGCCTAGGCCCCGTCCCTCCTAGCTCGGCAGGCCCGGGTATGGCGGGCTTGTGACGGTGATACCAGTCCAAGTGTCTCGTGTCGCACAAGACAACACAGCACGAGGGTCACCAAAGGACAGTACGACCTGTTGTACAGGCCGTCACCAAGTCTGCCTTGTAGGAGCGGGTCAGGAGTAGACGTGCGGGGCCAGCGTGGCCACACAGCGCAGGTTCCGGTACTTCTCGGCGTAGTCCAGACCGTAGCCGACGACGAACTCGTCCGGCAGTTCCAGGCCGACGTACTTCACCGGGACCCGCATCTTCGCCGCGTCCGGCTTCACGAACGCCGTGCACAGCTCGAGCGAGGCGGGTTTGCGTGACTCCAGGTTGCTGACCAGCCAGCTCAGCGTGAGCCCGGTGTCGATGATGTCCTCGACGATCAGCACGTGCCGGTTGGTGATGTCGGTGTCCAGGTCCTTCTGGATCCGCACCACACCCGACGACTTGGTGCCCGAGCCGTACGACGAGATGGCCATCCAGTCCATCTCCACGTGCCGGCTGAACGACCTGGCCAGGTCGGCCATCACCATCACCGCGCCGCGCAGGACACCGACCAGCAACAGGTCCTTGCCCTCGTAATCGGCCTCGATCCGCGCTGCCAGCTCCCGCAGCTTCGCGAGGATCTGGTCCTCGGTGTAATGGATCTTGGTCAGGTCCTTCTCGATGTCCGCCGCATCCACAGCCGTCAGCCTGTCACATCCGGCCCGAGGATGATGAATCCGCCCTTGCGGATCGCGCGGACGCCCTGTGGCAGGTCGATCCACCGCTGACCGCGCCAGTCGGTCACCAGCGCGTCGACAGCGGCGACGTGTCCGGCGGTCAGGTCAGTGGCCCGGCAACCGGCTTCCAGCGCGGCCTGCCGCAGTACCCGCGTGCGGATCGCCGTCGGCTGGTCAGTCAGTACGCCGACTTCCGCGCGTACCTCGCCCTCGGCACGGCTCAGTGCGGACTCGGCCGCGTCCGCAGCGAGCAGGTCGAGCGCATCGGCGTCTGCCCGGAGCAGTCCCGCCGTACGGGCCAGCGCCTCGACCACACCAGGCCCTAGCGCCTCCTCCAGCACCGGCAGCACCTCATGTCGCACGCGAACCCGCGTGTACTGCGGATCGTCGTTGTGCGGGTCGTGCCACGGCCGAAGCCCCGATGCGATGCACGCCGCGGCCGTAGTAGCGCGCGGCACCTCTAGAAACGGCCTCCTGAGCAGGCCGACCGCCGGAGCCATCCCAGCCAGCGACCGAGCGCCTGACCCGCGCCCCAGCCCGAGCAGGACGGTCTCGGCTTGATCGTCACGAGTGTGAGCCAGCAGTACGACGTCCGCCGCCAGCTCGTCCGCCGCGTCCCGCAGAGCGTCGTACCGCGCAGCGCGGGCCGCGGCCTCCGGACCGCCGTCGCTGCCGACCTCCACCGCACGCACCTGGACCGGGTCGAGCCCGAGCGTCTTGCACTGTTCGGCAGCGGTCGCCGCAACGTGCGCGGAGTCCGGCTGCAGACCGTGGTCGACGATGATCGCTCCGGCGCGCAGACCGAGCTTGGGCGCCTCGAAGGCCGTCGCGGCCGCAAGAGCGAGGGAATCCGTGCCGCCGGAGCAGGCGACCAGCACAGTGGTCCCCTGCGGCAGCTCGGCGAGCGTCGCCCGCACTGCCTCCCGGGCGCGAGCGATGGCCGGATGGAGCTTTCCTCGTCTGCTCTCGACCAATTGCTCCACGGCCGAGTCAGCCGTGGAGTCGGGTGACCCAGGCATCGGGGTTCGCGATCTCGGTCTTGGTCGGCAGCGTGTTCGGTCCGGTCCAGACCCGGTTGAAACCCTCCATACCGACCTGGTCGACCACGCGGCGTACGAACGCGGCACCGTCCTTGTACTGCCGCAGCTTCGCGTCCAGCCCGAGCAGCCGCTTCAGCAGCTGGTCGACCGGGTTGCCGCTCTGCCGGCGGGACGTGAACTTGGACCGGATGTTCTCGACGGTCGGAATGACCGACGGACCGACCCCGTCCATCACGAAGTCCGCGTGGCCCTCCAGCAACGACATGACGGCGGTCAGCCGGTCGAGCACGGCACGCTGCTCCGGCGACTGCATCAGGTCCACCAGGCTCAGGTCGGCCTCACCACGCACCGACCGCCCCAGCCGCTGCACGGCCTCCCGGAACATCGCGGCGTACGCCGATGCGTCCAGCTCGGCCTGGTCGAGGAACAGGGCGATCTCCGACCGCAGGTGGTCCCGCAGCCACGGCACGGCGGTGAACTGCACCCGGTGGGTCTCCTCATGCAGACACACCCACAGCCGGAAGTCCCGCGGTACGACGTCGAGCTCGGTCTCCACGTGCATGACGTTGGGCGCCACGAGCAGCAACCGACCGGTCAGGTGCGGCCGGTCAGGGTCCGGCTGTGCCGGGTAGAACGGGTCGAACTGGCCGAGCACCCGCGACGACAGGAACGCCAGGAGCGCACCGGCCTCGATCCCGGTCACCCGCGAGCCGACCGCCGAGGACAGACCGGCCGTCCGGTCCGCCTTCTCGCGCAGCTTGTCCGCCAGCGGCTGCAGTACGGTCCGGAAGCCGTCCGCGTTGGCCTGCACCCAACCGGGCCGGTCCACGATCACCACCGGCGCCGTGGCCGACGTGGCCTGCAGCCCGGTGAACTCGCGCACGTGCCCCTCGGACTCGGCCGCGAACCGACGCAGGTCGGCGACCACCTGCTCCGCTTCCGCGCGGCTGACCGCCGGCCCGGGGCGCAGCAACTTCCGCGCCACACCGTTCGCCAGCTGCCAGTCGACCATCTCGGTCGTGGTCTCGCCTTCAGCCGTACTCATACAACGACCCTAGTGCTATGTCCCAACATGTGCTGCTGAATCAGCAGCCGCAGTTGGCCAATGCAGCGGTGGTCCGGTCGAGTGCTGCGCGGGCGTCCAGGGTCTTCGGGACCGGGACGCTGTCGCTGGCGACCGCGAACACCAGCAGCGTGCCGGAGCGGTCCCGGGCGTACCCAGCCAGGCTGTGGACACCGGTCAGCGTCCCCGTCTTCGCATGGACCAGTCCGGTCCCTGTGGCGGTGCCAGGGGTGGTGAACCGCTCCCTCAGGCTGCCGTTGAAGCCCGCGATCGGGAGACCGGTCAGGAGGTGCCGCAGCTCCGGGTGGTCCTTGGAGATCGCCACCCGGACCGCGCCGGCCAGCAGGTCGAGCGGGACCTTGTTCGCCCGGGTCAGACCGCTGCCGTCGTAGATGCGGGCCTTGCTGACGTCCAGACCGAGCTTGGTGAGCGTCGCACGCACACCCTTCACGCCACCGACGTACGAACCGCCGTTGCCGGTCGCGATGCCGACCTGCCGCAGCAGCACCTCGGCCCCGTCGTTGTCGCTGTGCTGGTTGATGTACTCGACGATCTGCCCGAGCGTCGGCGACTTCACCAGCGCCAGCGGCGCCCCCTTGGCCTGAGCCGTCGCCGCCTTGACGGTCGGCGCCACCGTGATCCCGTAAGTGCCCAGCAGCTTCGCGAACGATGTGGCCGCAGCCTGGGCCGGTAAGGTCGCCCGCTTCGCCATACCTGGCGACAGGCGCCCCTCGTTCACCCACAGTGCGGTCGTCGGCGCGGCGATCCCTTCCGGGATGTAGTTGGCTTCCCAGTTCGCGTTGGCCGCCGGACCGGTGAACAGCGAGGCGTCGTACCCGAGGGTGACCCGAGTGGTGCCCTGCGCCTTCAACGCCTTCGCAGTACTCGCCGCGAGCGTCTGGAGGGTGGCCCGCGCCGGGTAGTCAGGAGCCTGCCTCACCGCGAGCAGCGGGTCGCCGCCACCGACCAGAACGATCGAGCCCTTGCCCGCGCTCACGACCTTGGTGGCGAACGTGTGATCCGGCCCGAGCGTCGCCAGCGCCGACACCGTGGTCAGGAGCTTCAGCGTCGAGGCGGGGGTGTACGGCGTGGCCGTGCCGACCGAGAACACCGGCTTGCCGCGCGAGGCGTCGTACACGTAGACCCCGTGGTGCGTGCCGAGTGACGGGTCCTTGAGAACGGCGGCGAGCGCCTTGCCGACACCGGCCGCCGTCGGCGCGACGCCTTCGGTGGTCGCCGGCGCCAGAACGGGCGGCGCCTGCTGGGTGGTCTGCACTGATCCGGGTACGGCGCCTGCTGTGCTCACCAGGCCGGCGCCCATGCTGGCGCACAGGGCCGTGGTGAGCAGCGTGACGAATGCCGCACGGGCAGGTCGTGCCACCGGGCTGCTCCTGTCATTCGGTCGGTCGGAACCGTGACAGTATCTGCCGTATGGAGTTCGACGTCTTCATCGAGATCCCCAAGGGCACCCGCAACAAGTACGAGCTGGACCACAAGACCGGTCGGCTCCGACTGGACCGGACGCTGTTCACGGCCACCCAGTATCCGTCCGACTACGGGTTCATCGAAGACACCCTCGGTCAGGACGGCGACCCGCTGGACGCGCTCGTGCTGCTGACCGAGCCGACCTTCCCCGGTTGCCTGATCAAGGCCCGGGCGATCGGCATGTTCCGGATGACCGACGAGAAGGGCCCGGACGACAAGGTGCTCTGCGTCCCGGCCGGGGACCCGCGCCAGGAGCACCTGCGCGACATCCACCACGTGCCGGAGTTCGACCGGCTCGAGATCCAGCACTTCTTCGAGGTCTACAAGGACCTCGAGCCCGGCAAGTCCGTCGAGGGCGCCACCTGGGTCGGCCGCTCCGACGCCGAGGCCGAGATCACCGCCTCCTTCGAGCGCCTCAAGACCGAAGGGCACTAATCACCTGAGAGGCGGCGGAGCAGCGCGAGCAGGGTCTTGCGCTCCGCCGCCGTCAAGGGCTCCAGCAGGTCCGCCTCGGCGGCGTAGATGAGTTGGTCCATCGCGTCCAGCTGCTTCTCGCCGGCGGGAGTGATCGCCACGATCTTGCGGCGCCGGTCGGCCGGGTCGACCCGCCGGACCAGCAACTCCAGCTCCTCGAGCTCGTCGAGGAGCGTCACCAGATCACTGCGGTCGAAGCCGATGCGGTTGGCAAGGGTCGCCTGAGCGGCCTCGCCGTCGTCGGCGAGGCTCGCGAGCACGTGGTAGTGCTGCGTGCGGACGCCGGCCTCCGTCATGTGCTGGCGGACCAGCCGCTGGGCCTGCTGGTTCGACCGCCCCAGCGTCCACAGCACCCGGTCGGCCAGTCGATGCGTCGGCCCCTTCTTCACCCTCCAACTCTATTGGCACCGTCCACACATCGCGTTATCGTGGGAACCTCCTATTATTTATATCTCCCACGATATGGAGAGCCCACAATGCGCGCAGTGCGCTTCCACCGCCACGGCGGCCCCGAAGTCCTTCAGCTCGACGAGATCGACGTACCCGAGCCCGGCGCCGGCCAGGTCCTGATCCAGGCCGAGGCGATCGGCGCGAACGCGATCGACGCCGTACTCCGCCGCGGCGGCTCGCCCTGGGACCGCCCTCTCCCCGGCACCCTCACCGGCGATGTCGTCGGCCGGATCGTTGAGCTCGGCCCGGACACCCCGCCCGGCGTGGCCGTCGGCCAACGCGTCTCCGCGCTCACCGTCGACGCCTTCGCCGACTACGCCGTTGCCGACGCCACGTTCCTCGCCACGATTCCCGACGACGCCGACGCGGGCGAAGCCTCGATGATGTCGCTGACCGCCCCGCTCGCCCTCCGCGTCCTCGAAGCAGGTCACATCCCGGCCGGCGGCACGGTGCTGATCCAGTCCGCCGCCGGCACGATCGGCCACCTCGCCACCCAGCTCGCCCGCTTCTACGACCCCAGCAAGATCATCGGTACGGCGTCCTCCGCGAAGAAACTCGACTTCATCCGCGACCTCGGCGCCGAACCCGTCGACCTCGGCGACCCCGACTGGCCGGCCAAGGTCCGCGCCCTCGCCCCGGACGGCCTCGACACCGTCCTCGACGCGGTCGGCGGCAGCGTCTTCGACCAGGGCCTCGAGCTCGTGAAGCCGCTCGGCAGGATGGTCTCGTACGGCGCCATCACCACCGAGGTGCCAACCGTCCCGGCGCTCGGCCTCCAGCTCCGGATCCTCACCGGTGTCTCCCTGTACGGCTGGCAGCAGGCCCGCCCCGACGAGGCCCGGGCCGACATCGCCGAGGTCGTCCGCCGCTGGCAGTCCGGTGACCTCCGCCCGGTCGTCCACGCCACACATCCGCTCACCGACGTGGCCCGGATCCACGAAACCCTCGACGCCCGCGAAAACCTCGGCCGGCTGATCGCCGTCCCGTGAAACCATGGCAGGGTGGAGCTTCGGCAGATGCGGTACTTCGTCAGCGTTGCCGAGGAGCTCCATTTCGGTAAGGCGGCGGAGCGCCTCTACATCTCCACCCCGACCCTGAGCCAGCAGATCAAACAGCTGGAACGCGAGGTCGGTACGACGCTGCTGATCCGGCACAGCCGCGGCGTCGAGCTGACCCCGGCCGGCCGGGTGTTCCTGGCCCGCGCCCGCGAAACCATCCAGGCGGCCGGCCTGGCGCTGAAGGACACGCGCCGGGCCGCCGGCCTGGACGAGCCGGTCCTGCGGCTCGGCCTGCTGAACGGCATCCCCGGCCGGCTCCCCGCCGCCCTCGAGCAGCTCGCCACCGAACGCTTCCCGAACAGCACCGTCACCCTCGAAGCCGGCACCACCACCGACCAGCTCCGGATGCTCACCGCCGGCGAGATCGACCTCGGCCTGGTCCGCACGCCGTTGACGTTGCCCCCAGCAATCACTTCCGAACAGCTCGCCGCCGAGGAGCTCGGAGTACTGCTGACCGCGACCCACCCGCTCGCCGCGCGGCTCGAGCTGACTCTCGACGACCTGGCCGGCCTCGAGCTGATCTGGATCCCGCGGGTCGCGGCGCCGGAGTTCTACGACGATGCGCTCGGCCGGCTCGGCCCCGGCGTACGGATCAGTGAGATCAGCATGAGCCACTCGCAACTGCGCTCCGCGCTGCTCGTCCGCCGGTCCGCGATCAGCCTCGGCTCTCCCCGCGCCGCAACCGCGGACATCGTCTGGCGACCGATCGCCGGCCGCCCGCTGATCGCCCGGTACGCCGCCGTCTGGCGCACCGATTCGCGCAACCCAGTGCTCCAGGCAATGCTCGTTAGCCCCGGCCTAACGGTCGTTAGTCAAGAAGTCGTGGTCGACTGACTCGTCCGGTGGTTGGCTCGAAACGTCAACCACCGAAGGAGATTCAGTGCAGGAACACGTAGTGATCGTCGGCGGCAGCTCCGGCGTGGGCCGCGCGCTGGCCACCGAGCTCGTTGCCCAAGGCAGCGAGGTCACGATCGCCGGCCGGTCACCCGAGAAGCTCGACGCGGTACGCCGGGAACTCGGGGTCCACACCGTTGCCATGGACCTCGGCATCGAGCAGGACATCGAGCGGCTCCTCGCCACCACCGGCAAGGTGAACCACATCGTCACGACCGCCGCGGACGTCGGCGGCGCCTACCAGCCGATCAGCGAGTACGACGTGGACGCGGCCCGTTCCGCGGTCGACTCCAAGCTGCTCGGGCCGCTGCTGCTGGCCAAGCACGGCGCATCGGTACTCGAACCCGGCGGCTCGATCGTCTTCACCTCGGGCATCGCGGCGTACCGTCCCGGACCGCGCGCATCGTTGCTCGCGGCACTCAACGGCGCACTGGCGTCACTCGCCGCGGCGCTCGCGGTCGAGCTCGCACCGCTCCGGGTCAACGTGGTGTCGCCCGGCTGGGTCGACACCCCGATCTGGCAGGACGTCGCTGGCGACGCCGCGCCCGCGACCCTGGCCGCGATGGCGGACCGCCTCCCGGTCGGCCGTATCGGCCGGACCCAGGACATCGCGGCCGCCATCATCGCCCTGCTGCGCAATGGTTTCATCACCGGCACCGTTCTTCACGCCGACGGCGGACACCGGCTGGTCTAGGAGGTAACAGGTCAGGGACGGCCGAAGAAGTTCGGTGGGATCCAGTAGTACACGCTGTCGATCTGCACCGGCTTCCCGGTCCGCGGCGCGTGGATCATCTGCCCGTTGCCGAGGTACATGGCGACGTGGTGGATGGTCCCCGGGTCGCTCGGGTTGGTGGCCCAGAAGATCAGGTCGCCCGGCCGCAGCTCGTCCTCGTCGATGTGCTGGATCTGCTCGTACTGCGCGACGCTGTAGTGCGGGAGCTGGACACCGGCCCGCTCCCAGGCGCCCTGGGTCAGCCCGGAGCAGTCCCAGCGCGACGGTCCGGTCGCACCCCACAGGTACATGTCGCCGAGCTGCCTCAACGCGAAGTTGATCGCGTCCCGGGCACTACCACCCGAGCTGTGCCCGCCGCCGTTGCCGCCATTGCCGCCATTGCCGTCGTTGCCGTCGTTGCCCGGCTTCGGCTTGTGGTGCTTCGGCGGCTTCTTGCCGTGGTTCTGCTTCTGCTCTTCCTTCTCCTCGCGGGCCTGCTCAGCTGCTTCGCGGGCCCGCTCGGCGGCCTCCGCCCGGCGCTCCGCGGCCTCCCGGGCGGCGATCCGGCGCTTCAGCTCGGCGGCCTTCTTCGCGGCGAGGGCGGCGGCTCGCTGTCGCGCAAGCTCCTCGAGCCCCGCCTGCCGCTGGGCGGCTACCTTCACCGAGATGTTCTGCAGTACGGCGAGCTGCGCGATCGACTGGGTGCGCTGCACCCCGATCGCGGTCACGGCCGCGGACTGGGCGGCCTCCGCGTCCTCGGCAGCCTTCTTCGCGGCGGCCGCTTCGTCGGTCGCCTTCTTCACCTTCACGACCGCCTGGTCGGCCTGCACCTTGAACAGGTTGGTCATCACCTGCGTCGCGGAGAACCGCAGGTACGAACCCTGCATCGCGGCGGACACCGAGCGCGCCGCGCCTGCAGAGTCGAGCAGATCCTGCGGACCGTTCGCGGTGAACAGCGGCGCGATCTTCGCCACGTCGCCACCACCCTGGTACGACGCGGCGGCGAAGCGACCGATCTGCGCCCGCTGGGTGGCGAGCGTCTTCTCCGCCTCCGTTGCCCGGGCCGCGGCGGCAGCTGCCTCTGCCTTGGCCTGCTGCAGTCGGTAGACGGCGCCGTTGTACGCCTCGTCGGCGATGCCGGACTGGATGCCGAGCTGCTCGAGCCGCGCGTTCGCCGCGGCCAGCCGGCGCTCGATGGCTGCGACCTGACCAGCCTTGGAGGCGGCGGCCTGCTTGGCCCGTTCGACCGCGGCCTTGGACGGGATCACCGGCGGCTTCGGCTTGGCAGCCTCGGCCGCAAGGGGCTGGATGACCATCGTGCCGGCCAGACAGATCGCGAGCACCCCGGAGAGCAGTGCCCTACCGGTCTTCCCAGTGCTCCCGACCCGCCCGCCGGACGTGGCCCTGAGGGGCGTCCGCATCGGGATCGTTCCTTCCGCCGGTCACGAACCCCTTCCCCAGGGTTCGTGAACTTTTGGTCCTCCTGGACCACATACGTGACACTAGTTGCCTACAGCCCCAATGGGAACAGCTTTCACACAAGTAACTTTGTTTCACCCGTGTGTCGACTTGACAAACTACAAGCTTGTAATTCCGCGAAGGCCCAGGTCGGCGCGCAAAAACGCCCTCCGGCCGGAGCCGGAGGGCGTTCTGTGACGTGTCAGGTGTTCAGCGGAGGGCGAACGAGGCGACCACCGGGAGGTGGTCCGAAGCCGGCGTGACCGGCACGGCGGCCTTGACCGCGCGCAGGCCCGCGCTGTGCAGCTGGAAGTCGATCCGCTTGGTCGGGTTGCCCGCCTCGATCGTATAGCCGGGGCCGACGCCGACCTCGGTCCAGGTGTCGTCGTACACGGCGGTCAGGGTCTTGATCTCCGGCGCCTCCGGCGTCGCGTTCAGGTCGCCCACCAGCAGCGTCGGGGTCTTCGACTTGCCGAGCAGCTCGACGACCTTCTGCGCCTGCTCCAGCCGCTCGGCGTTGCTGTTGCTGGTCAGGTGCGTGTTCGCGAACCGTAGGTCGGCCCCACGGACCTTGATCTTCGCCACCGCGAGACCGCGCTGCTCGCCGGTCGGGTACAGCGGCAGCAGCGTGTTCTCGAAGTTCTTGATCGGGTACTTCGACAGGATCGCGGTGCCGTACTGGCGCCGCGGCTCGCCCGGGTTGACGGGCGGGAGGTCGAGGTTGGCGGCGTACGCGTAGTGCATCTTGAGCCGCTCGGCGAACCAGGCCGGCTGGTCCACCCAGTTGCTCCGCACGTCCCAGTGCCGGTCGACCTCCTGGAGGCCGATCACGTCGGCCCCGGACTGCTCGATCAGTACGGCGATCCGCTCGAGATCGAGGACACCGTCGATCCCCGCGCCGTGATGGATGTTGTACGTCATCACCGTCAACGGCCGCTCCGGCCGCCCGGCGTCGGGATTCGCCGCGGCGACGGTCGGCACCGCAACCAGGAACCCCACCAGGACCGTCAGCAATTTACGCATGCGCCCATCCTTCCGGAAAACCGGCGACACTCGCACAACGAATGAGTGTCGCCGGTCTGAACGGCGGTGGGCGCCTGAGGCTCTCAGTGCACCAGGCGGCCGACCGCGCCCTTCGCACCCGAGGCCCAGCAGCCGGCGTGTGAGCCGTGGCCGGCGCATTCGACGCTGTCGAAGCTGCCGTCGTAGAACTGCTTCCAGCTGCGTCCGCCGTCGAAGCTGACGTCGCTTCCGGACGGGCCGACCGCGACGACGGTCGACGGCGACCACGGCACGAAGTGCGACCCGCTGCGGTACCCCTTGGGCGCCTTGTCCGCGGGCACGAGCTTCCAGGTGCGGCCACCGTCGTACGTGATCGAGGCCGCCTTCACCGCCTCGTCCGGCTTCTCGAAGTCACCGCCGACCGCGACACCGAACAGCGGGTTCCGGAACGCGAGGCTGAAGATGCCGGCCGCCATACCACTGGCCATCGGCGAGTCCGAGACCCGCCAGTGCCGGCCGCCGTCGATCGTCCGGAACACCCGTGGCCGATCGCCGCCACCGGTCGCGAACCACGCGGTCCGGCCGGGCCCGGCGACCAGGCAGGTCCCGCTCGCCGCGAACGCGAACTCACCGGGCAGCGCGGCCGGCATCCCGGCGTTCGACTGCACCTTCCACGACTTGCCGCCGTCCGCGGTCGCCGCGATCCGGAACTTCCCGTCCACCGGGTCGCTCATCGCCAGCCCGTGCTTGTCGTCGTTGAACGCGAAGCAGTCGTAGAACGCGTTCGGGTCGGTGTTCCGGAACGTCTCGGTCCAGGACTTGCCGCCGTCGGCGGTGCGGTAGACCCGGGAGTCCTCGCCGGTCCCGATCGACAACGCGACAGCGCGCTTCGCGTCGAACGCCTCCACGTCGCGGAACTGCAGCGCCGACGCGCCGGCCGGACTGACGTTCTGCCAGTGCCTGCCGCCGTCGACGGTACGCAGTACCGTCCCCCCGGTCCCACCCACCCAGGCGACGTCCTTGCTGACCGCCGCAAGCCCGCGGAACTGCGCCGTACTTCCGGTCGGCGTCAGCTCCCAGCGGTACGACGGCCCGCCATGCGCCTGGGCGGGGATGACCTGGGACGACATCAACAACAGACCTCCTGCCGCGAGAGCGGCCACACGCAGGATTCTCATGCGCCGCAATCTAACCGCAGGTCATGTCAGCTTGAAGGACTGCGCGGTGCTTCCGTTGCAGGTGAGTTGGACGAGTTGGGTGCTGTCGGCCGTCGAGCCGCCCGGAACCGTCAGGCATTTGTTGCTGAAGCGGCTGACGAAATGGAAGTAGCCGCTGCCTTCGGAGACGGCCTGCCATTGCTGGTTGGTTCCGTTGCTGTAGGTCCACAGCTGCAGGCCGGCGTTGTCGGCGGCGGACACTCCGGTCACGTCGATCACCTTCGTGGCGTCATTGCGGTTGTTGACCCGCGTGAAGCCGCCCGACGTCGGCTGGAACTGGAACTGCTGTGCCTGCGTGCCGTTGCAGCTGTACTGCTGGATCACGGTGCCGTT carries:
- a CDS encoding inorganic diphosphatase, yielding MEFDVFIEIPKGTRNKYELDHKTGRLRLDRTLFTATQYPSDYGFIEDTLGQDGDPLDALVLLTEPTFPGCLIKARAIGMFRMTDEKGPDDKVLCVPAGDPRQEHLRDIHHVPEFDRLEIQHFFEVYKDLEPGKSVEGATWVGRSDAEAEITASFERLKTEGH
- a CDS encoding MarR family winged helix-turn-helix transcriptional regulator, which codes for MKKGPTHRLADRVLWTLGRSNQQAQRLVRQHMTEAGVRTQHYHVLASLADDGEAAQATLANRIGFDRSDLVTLLDELEELELLVRRVDPADRRRKIVAITPAGEKQLDAMDQLIYAAEADLLEPLTAAERKTLLALLRRLSGD
- a CDS encoding zinc-binding alcohol dehydrogenase family protein, with the translated sequence MRAVRFHRHGGPEVLQLDEIDVPEPGAGQVLIQAEAIGANAIDAVLRRGGSPWDRPLPGTLTGDVVGRIVELGPDTPPGVAVGQRVSALTVDAFADYAVADATFLATIPDDADAGEASMMSLTAPLALRVLEAGHIPAGGTVLIQSAAGTIGHLATQLARFYDPSKIIGTASSAKKLDFIRDLGAEPVDLGDPDWPAKVRALAPDGLDTVLDAVGGSVFDQGLELVKPLGRMVSYGAITTEVPTVPALGLQLRILTGVSLYGWQQARPDEARADIAEVVRRWQSGDLRPVVHATHPLTDVARIHETLDARENLGRLIAVP
- a CDS encoding LysR family transcriptional regulator; amino-acid sequence: MELRQMRYFVSVAEELHFGKAAERLYISTPTLSQQIKQLEREVGTTLLIRHSRGVELTPAGRVFLARARETIQAAGLALKDTRRAAGLDEPVLRLGLLNGIPGRLPAALEQLATERFPNSTVTLEAGTTTDQLRMLTAGEIDLGLVRTPLTLPPAITSEQLAAEELGVLLTATHPLAARLELTLDDLAGLELIWIPRVAAPEFYDDALGRLGPGVRISEISMSHSQLRSALLVRRSAISLGSPRAATADIVWRPIAGRPLIARYAAVWRTDSRNPVLQAMLVSPGLTVVSQEVVVD
- a CDS encoding SDR family oxidoreductase is translated as MQEHVVIVGGSSGVGRALATELVAQGSEVTIAGRSPEKLDAVRRELGVHTVAMDLGIEQDIERLLATTGKVNHIVTTAADVGGAYQPISEYDVDAARSAVDSKLLGPLLLAKHGASVLEPGGSIVFTSGIAAYRPGPRASLLAALNGALASLAAALAVELAPLRVNVVSPGWVDTPIWQDVAGDAAPATLAAMADRLPVGRIGRTQDIAAAIIALLRNGFITGTVLHADGGHRLV
- a CDS encoding NlpC/P60 family protein, translated to MRTPLRATSGGRVGSTGKTGRALLSGVLAICLAGTMVIQPLAAEAAKPKPPVIPSKAAVERAKQAAASKAGQVAAIERRLAAANARLEQLGIQSGIADEAYNGAVYRLQQAKAEAAAAAARATEAEKTLATQRAQIGRFAAASYQGGGDVAKIAPLFTANGPQDLLDSAGAARSVSAAMQGSYLRFSATQVMTNLFKVQADQAVVKVKKATDEAAAAKKAAEDAEAAQSAAVTAIGVQRTQSIAQLAVLQNISVKVAAQRQAGLEELARQRAAALAAKKAAELKRRIAAREAAERRAEAAERAREAAEQAREEKEEQKQNHGKKPPKHHKPKPGNDGNDGNGGNGGNGGGHSSGGSARDAINFALRQLGDMYLWGATGPSRWDCSGLTQGAWERAGVQLPHYSVAQYEQIQHIDEDELRPGDLIFWATNPSDPGTIHHVAMYLGNGQMIHAPRTGKPVQIDSVYYWIPPNFFGRP
- a CDS encoding endonuclease/exonuclease/phosphatase family protein → MRKLLTVLVGFLVAVPTVAAANPDAGRPERPLTVMTYNIHHGAGIDGVLDLERIAVLIEQSGADVIGLQEVDRHWDVRSNWVDQPAWFAERLKMHYAYAANLDLPPVNPGEPRRQYGTAILSKYPIKNFENTLLPLYPTGEQRGLAVAKIKVRGADLRFANTHLTSNSNAERLEQAQKVVELLGKSKTPTLLVGDLNATPEAPEIKTLTAVYDDTWTEVGVGPGYTIEAGNPTKRIDFQLHSAGLRAVKAAVPVTPASDHLPVVASFALR